A portion of the Betta splendens chromosome 2, fBetSpl5.4, whole genome shotgun sequence genome contains these proteins:
- the rtn3 gene encoding reticulon-3 isoform X1, whose translation MDPVNQSAQISSSGFADGHNSAAKESKLSDSFLSSSPVSLIQSPQDKRIVLGSDKSCEGVATSLRFPSQSGSFTPSHYGKEAGPPDGQPDSPIKASPVSERIKALEALAAKKKESDFRSDGSFSHYKERNYEKSPTEVHKSPVEKITPSVQIKRSSTDQSPESPFEVLGDLRQVNEFEETEEWMKAHLPPVPKLDGVDLIKDTLASDNVSSKEKNTDIVTPDAFAGVPEAFMDFEAPIVKDDCDAKKQSIVEEEFDLSFLPTAYMWDQQDKSGAQAQANTESNLSASPAPPAGFGSPSPPCSPPDSVDVAHRVLGDEKPTLTGDLEHPEANEAESSGESDETVIEDGVTVPVSSQSSEPVVSNGSTPASATPDVPSEITPPPKSERKLMQVPTINVIETDEPNYSEEEMEMELEADEDEDSEVIKDSSREAPKTSETEPDDCINTPPKARPLETEFVEGYSPPSSPVDSDAEYSPKHKLFKCLPETVSQEAIENPEPLPNPALSEDSASDVSQIQPEKSSTVNDEPSCFMGTNEEVDFPDNDNDWSDDGQCMGSSRINVGSKEPIPCIQAKVESTDEKEAYVEMASISKTSFMQDEIYDRQSFDYDFDAFSPLDNPDNKGMNNAKERFLSDANEIQTEKLNAGATRKFQEDTKTLDDFSLLNYDKDSPKQDAQTSVKEHSQDQFSLFQSETLTSVSEQDFTKKMTSDHTSDNMTNGNSSAAQKIDSAVQQDTQMAHHKPKIITSASTDTSSLTSGPTDSFVEFMRECLKSKQDDEADNLHQDVPSKTAICKTNLPPSQPTPTMVMDLEQEQLTISALKELGSNQKEEDPTPDNSSSNASSQQRSAFATVSNPPCSQSSRVYDGTYSKEVEAIDEWVAEAYHLAEHVLTAILTHLSVKDLIHWRDPKKSGVVFGLSMLMLLSLAAFSIISVVSYLLLALLCVTITFRIYKSVVQAVQKSSEGHPFKSLIDKDVSIPPETFRKHVDASLTYINRALKQMSRLFLVEDLVDSLKLAVVMWLLTYVGAVFNGITILILADILLFAVPPIYEKNKTQIDQYIDVARTQINTTIAKLQEKLPGAMKRSKTE comes from the exons ATGGATCCAGTCAATCAGTCCGCCCAGATCTCCTCGTCGGGGTTCGCCGATGGGCACAATTCTGCTGCCAAAGAGTCAAAGCTCTCCG attcctttctttcctcttcgCCTGTATCTCTCATTCAGTCTCCTCAAG ACAAACGAATCGTCTTGGGCTCTGACAAGTCCTGTGAAGGTGTAGCAACATCGCTTCGCTTTCCTTCTCAGTCTGGCTCATTCACACCTAGCCATTACGGGAAAGAAGCAGGGCCACCAGATGGACAACCGGATTCACCAATAAAGGCATCTCCTGTTTCAGAACGAATAAAGGCACTGGAAGCTCTCGCTGCCAAAAAGAAGGAATCTGATTTTAGAAGCGATGGCAGTTTCTCTCACTACAAAGAACGAAATTATGAGAAATCTCCCACTGAGGTTCATAAATCTCCTGTTGAGAAAATCACACCAAGTGTGCAGATAAAAAGAAGTTCTACTGACCAGTCACCGGAATCCCCTTTTGAGGTTCTTGGAGATTTAAGACAAGTGAATGAATTTGAAGAAACAGAAGAGTGGATGAAGGCTCATTTACCTCCCGTGCCCAAATTGGATGGTGTAGATTTAATTAAAGATACTCTGGCTTCAGATAATGTTTCTTCAAAAGAGAAGAACACTGATATAGTAACACCTGATGCCTTTGCTGGTGTTCCTGAGGCTTTCATGGATTTTGAAGCTCCAATAGTAAAAGATGACTGTGATGCTAAGAAACAGTCCATTGTTGAGGAAGAGTTTGACCTCAGCTTTTTGCCGACAGCCTACATGTGGGATCAGCAGGACAAATCTGGGGCCCAGGCTCAAGCAAATACAGAATCAAACCTTTCAGcttctcctgcacctcctgcaggcTTTGGCTCTCCATCCCCTCCATGCTCCCCTCCAGATAGCGTTGATGTTGCGCACAGAGTTTTGGGTGATGAGAAACCCACCTTGACTGGAGATCTGGAGCACCCAGAGGCAAATGAAGCAGAGAGCTCCGGAGAGTCAGATGAAACGGTCATTGAAGATGGTGTCACTGTACCAGTTTCCTCTCAGTCTTCTGAGCCAGTGGTTTCAAATGGTTCTACCCCTGCCTCTGCAACTCCTGATGTTCCCTCTGAAATAACTCCTCCACCAAAGTCTGAGAGAAAGCTGATGCAGGTTCCAACAATCAATGTTATTGAAACAGATGAGCCAAATtacagcgaggaggagatggaaaTGGAGCTTGaagcagatgaagatgaagattcTGAGGTTATAAAGGACtcaagcagagaggctccgaaAACCTCAGAGACAGAACCAGACGACTGTATAAATACACCACCCAAGGCACGCCCCTTGGAGACCGAATTTGTGGAGGGCtactctcctccatcttctcctgtGGACTCTGATGCAGAGTATTCtcccaaacacaagcttttCAAATGTTTGCCAGAAACAGTCAGTCAGGAAGCTATTGAAAACCCTGAGCCCCTACCGAATCCAGCTCTTTCAGAGGACTCTGCTTCTGATGTTTCACAAATACAACCTGAAAAGTcaagtacagtaaatgatgaaCCTTCCTGTTTCATGGGAACAAATGAAGAAGTGGACTTCCCGGACAATGATAACGACTGGTCAGATGATGGGCAATGTATGGGATCTAGTAGGATCAATGTTGGGTCTAAAGAACCAATTCCTTGCATTCAGGCCAAAGTTGAAAGCACAGATGAAAAAGAGGCATATGTGGAAATGGCTTCTATTTCTAAAACAAGCTTCATGCAAGATGAAATATATGACAGACAGTCATTTGATTATGATTTTGATGCATTTTCTCCCTTGGACAACCCTGATAACAAAGGAATGAACAATGCTAAGGAGCGTTTTCTTTCTGATGCTAATGAAATCCAGACTGAAAAATTGAATGCAGGCGCTACACGCAAATTTCAGGAAGACACCAAAACTCTGGATGACTTCTCCTTACTGAATTATGATAAAGACTCGCCAAAGCAGGATGCTCAAACATCTGTAAAGGAACATTCCCAAGATCAGTTCTCCTTGTTCCAAAGTGAAACACTTACCAGTGTAAGTGAGCAAGATTTCACAAAGAAAATGACCAGTGACCACACTTCAGATAACATGACAAATGGAAACTCCTCCGCAGCACAGAAAATTGATTCAGCAGTTCAACAGGACACTCAAATGGCTCACCACAAACCTAAAATAATTACTTCAGCAAGCACAGACACGAGCAGCTTAACTTCGGGGCCTACAGACAGTTTTGTAGAGTTCATGAGAGAGTGCTTGAAATCGAAGCAGGATGACGAAGCTGACAATTTGCACCAAGATGTTCCCTCCAAGACGGCGATTTGCAAAACCAATCTGCCTCCTTCTCAGCCCACTCCAACCATGGTGATGGATCTTGAACAAGAGCAGCTTACTATTAGTGCTCTCAAAGAGCTGGGCAGCAATCAAAAGGAAGAGGATCCCACCCCAGATAATTCTAGCTCCAATGCTTCGTCTCAACAGCGGTCTGCCTTTGCTACAGTTTCTAACCCTCCATGTTCCCAAAGCAGCCGTGTATACGACGGCACATATTCCAAAGAGGTGGAAGCCATTGATGAATGGGTGGCTGAAGCCTATCATCTTGCTGAGCATGTCTTGACAGCGATACTAACTCACTTATCAG TCAAGGATCTGATTCACTGGCGAGACCCCAAGAAGTCGGGCGTGGTGTTCGGTCTGTCCATGCTGATGTTGCTATCGCTCGCAGCGTTCAGCATCATCAGTGTGGtctcctacctgctgctggccCTTCTCTGTGTCACCATCACCTTCCGCATCTACaagtctgtggtccaggctgtGCAGAAGTCTTCTGAGGGACACCCCTTTAA ATCGCTGATAGATAAGGATGTCAGCATCCCCCCAGAGACTTTCCGCAAGCACGTGGACGCCAGTCTGACCTACATCAACCGAGCCCTTAAGCAGATGAGCCGCCTCTTCCTGGTCGAGGACCTTGTGGACTCCCTGAag CTGGCTGTGGTCATGTGGCTGTTGACCTACGTAGGAGCAGTTTTCAATGGAATCACCATTCTCATCCTGG CTGACATCTTGCTCTTTGCTGTCCCGCCGATCTACGAGAAGAACAAG ACTCAGATTGATCAGTATATTGACGTGGCACGTACTCAGATCAACACCACAATTGCCAA
- the rtn3 gene encoding reticulon-3 isoform X3 produces the protein MDPVNQSAQISSSGFADGHNSAAKESKLSVKDLIHWRDPKKSGVVFGLSMLMLLSLAAFSIISVVSYLLLALLCVTITFRIYKSVVQAVQKSSEGHPFKSLIDKDVSIPPETFRKHVDASLTYINRALKQMSRLFLVEDLVDSLKLAVVMWLLTYVGAVFNGITILILADILLFAVPPIYEKNKTQIDQYIDVARTQINTTIAKLQEKLPGAMKRSKTE, from the exons ATGGATCCAGTCAATCAGTCCGCCCAGATCTCCTCGTCGGGGTTCGCCGATGGGCACAATTCTGCTGCCAAAGAGTCAAAGCTCTCCG TCAAGGATCTGATTCACTGGCGAGACCCCAAGAAGTCGGGCGTGGTGTTCGGTCTGTCCATGCTGATGTTGCTATCGCTCGCAGCGTTCAGCATCATCAGTGTGGtctcctacctgctgctggccCTTCTCTGTGTCACCATCACCTTCCGCATCTACaagtctgtggtccaggctgtGCAGAAGTCTTCTGAGGGACACCCCTTTAA ATCGCTGATAGATAAGGATGTCAGCATCCCCCCAGAGACTTTCCGCAAGCACGTGGACGCCAGTCTGACCTACATCAACCGAGCCCTTAAGCAGATGAGCCGCCTCTTCCTGGTCGAGGACCTTGTGGACTCCCTGAag CTGGCTGTGGTCATGTGGCTGTTGACCTACGTAGGAGCAGTTTTCAATGGAATCACCATTCTCATCCTGG CTGACATCTTGCTCTTTGCTGTCCCGCCGATCTACGAGAAGAACAAG ACTCAGATTGATCAGTATATTGACGTGGCACGTACTCAGATCAACACCACAATTGCCAA
- the rtn3 gene encoding reticulon-3 isoform X2 — translation MDPVNQSAQISSSGFADGHNSAAKESKLSDSFLSSSPVSLIQSPQVKDLIHWRDPKKSGVVFGLSMLMLLSLAAFSIISVVSYLLLALLCVTITFRIYKSVVQAVQKSSEGHPFKSLIDKDVSIPPETFRKHVDASLTYINRALKQMSRLFLVEDLVDSLKLAVVMWLLTYVGAVFNGITILILADILLFAVPPIYEKNKTQIDQYIDVARTQINTTIAKLQEKLPGAMKRSKTE, via the exons ATGGATCCAGTCAATCAGTCCGCCCAGATCTCCTCGTCGGGGTTCGCCGATGGGCACAATTCTGCTGCCAAAGAGTCAAAGCTCTCCG attcctttctttcctcttcgCCTGTATCTCTCATTCAGTCTCCTCAAG TCAAGGATCTGATTCACTGGCGAGACCCCAAGAAGTCGGGCGTGGTGTTCGGTCTGTCCATGCTGATGTTGCTATCGCTCGCAGCGTTCAGCATCATCAGTGTGGtctcctacctgctgctggccCTTCTCTGTGTCACCATCACCTTCCGCATCTACaagtctgtggtccaggctgtGCAGAAGTCTTCTGAGGGACACCCCTTTAA ATCGCTGATAGATAAGGATGTCAGCATCCCCCCAGAGACTTTCCGCAAGCACGTGGACGCCAGTCTGACCTACATCAACCGAGCCCTTAAGCAGATGAGCCGCCTCTTCCTGGTCGAGGACCTTGTGGACTCCCTGAag CTGGCTGTGGTCATGTGGCTGTTGACCTACGTAGGAGCAGTTTTCAATGGAATCACCATTCTCATCCTGG CTGACATCTTGCTCTTTGCTGTCCCGCCGATCTACGAGAAGAACAAG ACTCAGATTGATCAGTATATTGACGTGGCACGTACTCAGATCAACACCACAATTGCCAA